In Juglans microcarpa x Juglans regia isolate MS1-56 chromosome 1S, Jm3101_v1.0, whole genome shotgun sequence, the genomic stretch aaaatttcaCATTAGTATGAAACACAACGGCAAAACAATTATAAACTTAATTGACAGCTGTGAAATGCATTTTTCTAGAGCCAAACGAAGATCAGTATTCCACTTATCTGTTCCATCTCTGGGGCTGGATACTTCAGCTAAATTTTGCAGGCACTTTCGTAAATGTTTGATCGAGTCGGATATTGCACCAATGACTGCAACCGAGGCCTgcttctttgcttttttttgcGAGTTGTGTGGTGACATTAACAATGTTTATTTGTATGCGAGGTTGTTTGACAACATCCTTATGATCCAAGCGATTGATCAGGATAGACAATAAGAGATGGGAGTTATCTCCTGTTTTacaataaattatgaaatatatcAATAATGCTCAAATGATCCATTAGAAAACTAATTATGGACAGATAGAGCATTAAAGATCTAAGTGTAACCTGATTCCTCCAGAACTGACTGGAAATACATCAAAACAGAAGAGGCAACTCCTTTCTCTGGTGACCAATGGTTATCATCATCAAAACTATGAAAAAGGGGTTCAAGCACACGCCGAACTGTCGTGGCTTCCTTCGCTAATCTGGCCATATTACACAAGCAAACCCTTGACCAATAAGCTGGACTCTTGGAGGTATCCCTGTGAAATTGGCAAATGAATGCAAGGATGTTGgaggaaatatatattattgctcAATTAGATGAATACAGAGCAAAGATGATTGTTTGAAGatcaaaagatgaaaaactTTACATTGTAGGGTCCAAATGAGGGTTAGTCATGTGGTTCAACAACACAGGAACCTTCTTACCAACATTGCGTAAAGATGAGCCATGTTCCTCTGCTTCAACTACTCCTTGAACCCACTGGTCCTCGGATTCGGGAGATGGTCCATCTTCCTCTGTATTCTTGGATTCTGCAATAgcttttaaccattttttttacaaaaaattccGCCGAAGGCCATGCAAACGCAATATTTCTTTTACCTGATTAAACCCCCAAACACATGTAACAGGTCCCCATCGCACAAATCAGGTAAATCATTGGCATTTCACTAATGGGACGTGACTCGTAGAAATTGTTTGCAACCAAAGGTTCCAACTTTAAATCTAGACGGAGAATACCACCAAAATCAAGGCGTGTACATCTTAAGCCATCCCTTAtggtttttttaacaatttagCCATTCAAACAAATAGTTATAataacaattctttttttttttttatttgataagtaagagataaaatttattgatatgaatgaaataggcatgtaCCCAGTACACAGGAAATAGTTATAATAGCAATTCTAACAAATTGATATGAACCTGCGGGAATGGAATTTCTTGAAtctacaatcaatttgaaaactctacaagaaagtcaaaatcaagtcaatgaatggagaatttagacccgatgagaactcatttcaagaacctagattatattaaaatctaaacccgtctcaagaacccagattacaaaagaagaacgtcacaaaggttgtgatttacttttgataagtttaaaagttcaatcaagaacaagaggagtaaaactcaactcacaatgaataaattcatcaaatttcataaacttattaaaaatgaggcaacaaaaagtatttaaaccaaaacctaattaaaactctagccaaaataaagccccaacttccaaaaatacccctaagtaaatagtgtcgcggctacagtacgacGCTACAGTAACTCGACTACAGtgcttttgaaaccctagttcgctacagtacttcttaaaaccctagttcaacaaaataataaattttccaatatgcccttgaatagaccccccttaagtcattctcataattaaatctaataattctaaactaataaaataagtcaattaaatgaattaaacaagttgaaacccttcaagaaCCCAAGGCCTTTTAAGTcttgttgttgccctcttccatagcttatcaaatgagtcaaaattgaatcttcatccttcaagtccatcttgagtgttgggctcttgctaaacttgtcTCATGTAGATtgcctcattgatcttcttggcctttGACCTTATAATTGACtaatctgaaacttgcaaacgATCTTTAAAAtgaggcccaccttggttcccatcattccccctctcttcAAAATGATtcaacctcgaatctccacctgaatcaaagggaaaatggttagtaacattgaaaatagcagaaacaggatacttacctggacgatccattagatatgcattattattaatttgttcaagagtaagtttataaataatttcgAAAGATGAACATTGTGTAGTAGTATGAACActctaattatataaaaactcaatgaatggtaaacaatactcccacaaatattcatgaaacatatctaaaggtttcctcacaccaaaatgatcactccaattgtatgcaaactcaatgaaacgcaaatgatactcctgcaaatgttcatgcaacaagtcaatgtataGCAAATGATACTCATACAAACTTttatgaaacacacctaaagttttccttacaccaaaatgatcaccccagttatatgcaaactcaatgaatggcaagcaatactcctacaaacgttcatgcaacacgttaatcaatgacaaatgatatttctaGAAACGTTCATGCCacacgtcaatgaatggcaaatgatacttccacaaacgttcatgcaatacgtcaatgaatggcaaatgatactcccacaaacattcatacaacacatcaatgaatgacaaataatacttccacaaacgttcatacaacacttcattgaatggcaaatgatattctcacaaacgttcatgcaatataacaaaagtcttccttgcACCAtggttacccaacaaaccaccatgtctatcacacacaagcaacttacgcataaaactagtaggcatacaaatATATTCTCTCTAAATAAGTActaatctagtttatagaacttaccaagcgatgctttctcacatgttccatacgcactagcaaagtcatcattattagcatgtaattccttatcatattcaagtctcaacaattttacatctaaaatgaagacaatgacataccttcttgctaaagcatcaaccacaaaattttctataccttgtgtgtatttgaatatagGAGGAAATGTATCAATGAATTCCTCCCACTTTGCAgttttctattcaacttacctcGTCCCTTGAAGTActtcaaggactcatgttcgtCAAAGAAAGGTCGGATAGGAATTGTCACACaaggcacaaaatcaatgtagtgctctatctccctaataggtggcaatccactagaCACACCCCTAGGAAACacaacctcatatccctgcaacaaaaagacaacaacactaggcaaaaatacatcaagttcgttagtattaagaatcgccttagtataaaaactcaattttctttttatttttctcactttcttcactctttcctttctttacactttcttttttttcactccattttttcctttcactttcttttttcttttcacccttttttttctgtcactctctttttcttcatctttttttaaactctcaacctcacaattatttttcaactcattctttcttttccttgagATCTCAGCCTCATCctcatctttcttctttctcattcttctctctctctccttttcaatctcattatttccttttttctcaatctcacattcactcttgccttttagctcaatctcactttcactcttgctttgtAGCTCAacctctttttcactttttcttttttgatcactcttattttcactctttcttttttgagtaatctcacttttcagtttcaattggtcttcatggacttgtgttggacttaaaggagcaagtttgattatttttccatcattttcaaaactatacatgttccttaacccatcattgATCCTTTCCTGTCATACTgacatggcttccccaacaaaatatgaccagcatgcatagacaCTATATCACAAAGGACCACATcctggtatttcccaattgaaaaagaaactagcacttgcttatttaccctaacttctccacaatcactcaaccactgcaacatgtatggtctaaggtgtttcaaggtaggtaaattcaatttctcaactaaaatagtgctagccaaattaatacaactcctcaaatcaataaTCATACCAACATacattgttgttgatgtggcatctagtataaAAAATGTTCTCGCCCTGCTGCTcggtatcatccatcttaatttgtgtattgagtgcacgcgtagtaacaagagaatcaccatactcttctttctcatactcatttttaACACTAGACTCACTttgcctcctatctctcatgccctgtagatttataattaatgcatcttgatgatctatcatatccctcacttcacccaacaccaagttcaaccgctcaaactgttgttgcatgaaTTGCaatacaaaggatgagttatctaccatcccttTTGATGAAGAGCCACTCTGGTGAGatattgtaaagtgctgcacaaaagaatgttagtgaaaaacctcacacactctcttACGTGTTTATACTctaataatggcactccactcgtgtttcactcttaattgactttttcctgataatagtctcacatactcttgcattttacctcaatagttttctcgctcaagttctttaagaattagttgaactaaatcaaaataatacaaccttgtattattccaacctgtaatatagatctaagaaacaaggaaggaataaaatgacacgaaactcaatgaatttatacaaggaaaagagtaattataaaacaagataccaactacaaatatgtattcagcccctttgatgataaaacttaatcaacaaatgtttttcttttctcattattgtaactatgtagcaacctttgaatatgaaacccattttttccctttttttttatttttttttcttttccttttttttcttttttttttttcttttcctttcttttgctttcttttcttttcttttcctttttcttctctaattcaatcataaacagcaatactcaattgtgaaaatcaagtaattgaattcaagcacacaagaattgacaacgaaatagaagagaatcaatggaacggcactccaagcaattgacaaacttagaaatgcattaaaccctataattttgaaaccctaggtgatgcaaatttcaaccaaacccaaaactctaagaatttctgcagcctactttttgtttctgcaattttttttttttggcaaccctagcACAATGTAGTCCTAGAATTAattttaaggatgcaagaaattaaaagatagaatcagaccggATTGGAAAcattgctctgaataccaaatgatatgaacatgcggGAATGGaatcctttgaacccacaatcaatttgaaaactccctaagaaagtcaaaatcaagtcaatggatggagaatctaaacCCAaggagaactcgtttcaagaacctagattatattaaaatctaaacccatctcaagaacccagattacaaagaaagaacgccacaaaagttgtaatttattttttataagttcaaaagttcaatcaagaacaagaggagtaaaactcaactcacaataaataaattcatcaaatttcataaacttattaaaaatgaggcaacaaagagtatttaaactaaaacttaattaaaactctctagccaaaataaagccccaacttccaaaaaatatccctgagtgaatagtgccacGGCTATAGTACGACGCTACAGTAACTCGACTATAGTGCTTTTGAAACTCTAgttcgctacagtacttcttaaaaccctagttcaacaaaataataaatttcccaaCATACCTTTGAATAGacccccttaagtccttctcataattaaactgaataattctaaactaataaaataagtcaattaaatgaattaaacaagttgaaacccttcaagagcccaaGGCCTTTTAAGTCTTGTCGTTGCCCTCTttcatagcttatcaaatgagtcaaaattGAATCTCCATccttcaagtccatcttgagtgttggactCTTGCTAAACTTGTCCCATGTggttgcctccttgatctttttGGCCATTGACTTTGAAAgttgcaaaagatctttaagacgAGGCCCATTTGATTCCCATCACAAATAGTTATGATAAcaaaaattcttataatttatatatatattattatatggaTGACAAGATAAGTCATAAGTACTGGTTGTGTAgcttattaataataaatataaattacgTATAATAAACATATAGCATAACTGTATAGTTTTCTTATGACGAAGAACTCCGGAAACTGTGCAAACGCAACATGAGTACATGATGATAATGTACAAATTATTATATCCTCATAatatgatatatgtatataataatatgcaaCTAAAAGTGAAGTGAGAATTATGAATCATAATATACATCATCATTTGAATAGAATAAAGAAACCATATTATCTACGAAGTCAATTACATAATTCACCCGATTAAAGAGAAATAGAATAATCATACCATATaattctgggaaaaaaaaaatcatgattcatactctatatataattttagttaagccaaatactaattataatatttaatcttatttttcttacttatcaaaaaaaaaatatttaatcttaAGTCATGAACTTACGATAAAGTCCATTACAATAAATGcataatataaatacattttctaCATATAATACAAACATTTAAACTGCATGACAATTGAcaaatataatgtaatataaacATATAGAACACTTATGCTATAGGCAATTAGGTTTAGCTTctgtgcaattttttttctacaattttccCTCTTGTATTATGAGTTACTTAGAAATAGGATGCTTTGTTAATATTTTGGTCCATCAACATTAACAAAAAACATGGGGCCCAATCATAGGCTACACGTGTCAactttaatatttaaagaaaaaattaatttttattcttttaaaaagataaaatataaatttttattataacaaaattttttatttaaacacagaaaaaaaaaaaaaaatcaaacctaGAATGACCACTTGTGGTGGTTGCCACTCCAGCCGTTCAGGCCACTCTGTGGTGGCCAAGGTGGCCTAGACCGCCTCCAAAAGCTGTTAGATCTCCACACATCACTAGGGGAAGTCAGATCTCCACTAAGTGGCTGAGATCTAGCTACCCACCCCAAGTGGTGGCCATGTTCTACCGACCAAGTGGTGGCTAGGGTGGTAGCCACTAGGGCTGcaaatggtccggtccggtcggtccggcttaatttttttcatttttttaaataattaataaaaaaaatttatttaaaatactaaattaaattaagtgacttattaatgtggattatgtaacaaatttaataaaaaaatattttatatggtcaatgataataaatttgatgaaaattatattattaatttatataattactatataattaactaattgatattatatattagttaattcatagaatattaacaagtgttaataacatatttaaaattttatattgttaattgtacaattactatatataatatatatatatatattttttcatttggtccggtccggtccaaaaaacCATGGACcatggaccggaccgaaaagtttcggtcctctaaaatgtggaccggactggaccggtctAAGtctcagtccggtccggtccggacctaTCTAagtctcggtccggtccggtccagaccGAAACGGTAAGTCCGGTCGGTCCGTTCGGTCTgaccggaccgtttatcacccctagtaGCCACCATAGCCCATAAGTGACGAttctagacttttttttttaattttctattttttaaataaaataaccatttttattaagaaaaaatatattctatttttcaaataactataatttatttacaaaaaaataaataaataaagtcgaCACATAACCACGTGTGATTTGAACACTtgcatatgataaaaaataaaaaagtaaaagaaaaaaaaaagctaaaatgtAATGCATGTAACAAATATATTACTATCTTTTAAAACAAGCTTAAACAATCCAAGTCAAGCTATACGTGCTTAAACAAGTCATGTCAATCAAGCTTATATGAGCTTCGTCCACAAGCCTAAGCCGAGTTGAGCTGAGATATACTAGTTTGGCTTGTTCAATATTCGAAGCAATATTTAAACCATGTTCAAACCTATAGTATATATGAGCCGACCTTGAGCCATTCATAAACAGTTGTTCCTTTATAACCTTATGTTTGGTTGCTCCATGGTCAATGACCCACAGGTTGCTAGTAGAGAATAAAAGACAATGGGATGTAGTAACTAACTAAATAAGAGCAGCCATAGAATAGGAAGAAACCCATGAGTGGGTTATGAACTGAACATACTCATCTGTCAGAATGGGGATCATGCCAGAATTTGGAGCTGAACTTATAGTAACAAGATGGGGACAAAAGAATTTTCTTCAGAAGGTACCTCATGAGCGGCTCCAGATGGCTTACCGTGTAGATCACAACAATACCCAATGAATAACTCCCACAGAAACAACAATCACCTCTACTTCCATATTCCCCAAAAGGAACTACCAGAAACCTCACAATAAGCAATAAAAGCAGAGAAAGAATTATGATCAAAACTCAATTGAGCACTGCTATCAAATAGGGTAGCTCGCTAAATTCAAGAAAGGACATCAGGTAAAGAGGGGAGCTCATAAGCACTCAAAATCTGCGCTTAAACAGACTCATACTCAGGTTTGAGGCCAATAAGAAACTGAACAACATCCACATCTACACATTTTTTCTCCATAGCCTTTAAGACAATGAAGAAAGGTTGATCCATGTCCCTCTCCTTAAGGATGGTCAACCTGATTGTTGTACCAGTCTACTTTGAGCACCTTGTTCGAGCCAAAAATATTGTTTACACACCTCATAAAACCGAGTGATTTTCCTAGTATCAGAATGCATATGTTTAAGATGATATCAAATCCTCCATGGCAGGAGGAAGATATATACACGAGGAACCAATGTGAGGCTTAATACCATTCAACATAAGGAGATAATCTAATTATCTTTATGTTCCCAAAGACTACTGGAACTAGTATCCATAGGCTTCCTCAATGTTAAGTGATCCTACAAGCCTTTTATGATCATGcccaaaataaacataataaatccCATTCAATTTCAGAGAAGTTATAAGAGCATAAGCTAAGGTACCAATATGACAAGTTCCAATTAACTAGCCATGGTGCAAATAGAAAGCATTAACCAATCTAGTAACAAGAACAAAGAAGCTGGAATAATGTGAATCATCAACCAAATCAATGCAACGAATAATCATCCATGACACACCATttgaaataagaataaaatacataaccaaCACTCTGAAATAAGCTCAAAACAGCTCGAATCAAAGCAAATTAGTCGAAATATGATGTGAATAAAATGAAACTATTTGAAATGCTGATGTACCCAGCAAAAAACAGTGAAAATCAGCCAAAACCAGCTGAAAATACTGAAAACTGACCAGAACTGGCCGAAATATGGAGAAACAAATTGAAAAGACAAGACAAATGGCCAAAATAGATTGAATCGGCCTATACAACACCGAATCCTGATCGCACCAACTTCTCAATTCAAATTGGGTACCCAGGTGCATATTGGATCAGACAAATTGGTCTGAGTTTGTCTCGAGTTGGACCAGAAACTTCAAAGTGGGATAAACTGTCTTCATTAGGCTAAACTGTCTAACTAAGAAGTACACACTCAAAAGCTTAAGgtgggagaggaagaaagagagaccAAAATCTATTAATAAAGGGGACTAGGCAACAATTCTAAACCTAAGAAGTTGGCTTTGAGACCATGTTAGAAAATGCAAAATGTAAGAAAAATGAGGTGAATTGCTTTCTTTGTCCCTATATATTGGGAACACATAAAGACAAACTACAATAGACGCCTCACAATGGACTAGCACCTTCTAGAATAGGGACAGGTACCCTGTCaccttttgtatatatattcaaacacacTCGCACACGCGTGTACACACACACGCGTGCGCACACAGGAGCATATTATAAGGAAGAAAATGTCAATGACAAGAAAAAGGTCCGTAGATGTATGAACATACCAAAATATGCATCTGAgcaatttttaatataagtgaTGTTTAGTTAGGGCAAAAAACGTACTATAAAAGCCAAAGTCTGCAGTCCTGCTAAATGTAACCGTAAATCTCTTTCACAGTCTCCAACTTCTTGAGCCAATTGACAAAGTTTGGGGATGAGGCCCTCTAAGTTGAACATGTATGGACTGTCCATCTAATTTTATCTGAAAATGTCAGTAACAACTAATTAATGATATTAATTGATAATTAGCAAATATATGATCCAAGGCCTAACTTGTTGAtagaactaatatatttatagatttatATGAATGCCAAAATGACTCAGATCAAAACCCATCCTTCTATGCAACACATACCTGGCTATTTATAAACTCAACAAGAGTATTGCGACTTGAAATCTACATTTGGTACTGTTCAATTTGTTCTAAAAGAGTCCGGACAATCCCAAAT encodes the following:
- the LOC121247308 gene encoding uncharacterized protein LOC121247308, with the translated sequence MAKKIKEATTWDKFSKSPTLKMDLKDGDSILTHLISYERGQRQDLKGLGLLKGGDSRLNHFEERGNDGNQESKNTEEDGPSPESEDQWVQGVVEAEEHGSSLRNVGKKVPVLLNHMTNPHLDPTMDTSKSPAYWSRVCLCNMARLAKEATTVRRVLEPLFHSFDDDNHWSPEKGVASSVLMYFQSVLEESGDNSHLLLSILINRLDHKDVVKQPRIQINIVNVTTQLAKKSKEAGLGCSHWCNIRLDQTFTKVPAKFS